From a region of the Sporosarcina ureilytica genome:
- a CDS encoding sensor histidine kinase produces the protein MQHWFSLFPKNPWLSIYAWAVFCLLPFFFIFRSSSPIEIAIGITLLLLFFLSYRFSYSSKTGLVYMWVSFEMVINIAMTLLFGYVYLSIFIAFFIGNIRHPVGFFIIYGLHIALTIGAIVTGFFIEIELFLPQFHFILISVIGTVLLPFNLYNRNKREKLEGQLEHARERIAELIILEERERIARDLHDILGQKLSLIGLKSDLAARLVSKNTEAAEKELMDIRQTASAALKEVRDLVDDIRMIKLAEELIRVRQVLKAAEMTFTVKGDPQFTNIPPLVENVLSMCLKEAVTNVVKHSYASACHIRFEQLPEEFSIRIQDDGIGIPAKGWNLPGNGLKGIRERLEFVNGQLEIHSEKGTELLIRVPVILKQSKGGD, from the coding sequence ATGCAGCATTGGTTTAGTTTATTTCCAAAAAATCCATGGCTAAGTATTTACGCATGGGCCGTTTTTTGTTTATTACCTTTCTTTTTCATCTTTCGTTCATCTTCACCAATCGAAATAGCGATTGGGATTACATTATTGTTGTTGTTTTTCTTGTCTTATCGATTTTCATACAGCTCTAAAACAGGCCTTGTGTATATGTGGGTCAGTTTCGAAATGGTCATTAATATTGCGATGACGCTGTTATTCGGTTATGTCTATTTATCTATTTTTATCGCGTTCTTTATCGGAAACATTCGTCATCCCGTTGGCTTTTTCATTATTTATGGATTACATATTGCACTGACAATCGGTGCCATTGTGACAGGATTCTTCATTGAGATTGAATTGTTTTTACCACAATTTCACTTCATTTTAATATCGGTCATTGGCACAGTGCTGCTGCCATTTAATTTATACAATCGTAACAAGCGCGAAAAGTTGGAAGGGCAGCTGGAGCATGCCCGAGAACGAATTGCAGAGCTTATTATCTTGGAAGAACGTGAACGGATTGCGCGTGATTTACACGATATTCTAGGGCAAAAGTTATCGCTTATTGGTCTGAAGAGTGATCTTGCCGCTCGATTAGTTTCTAAAAATACAGAAGCTGCCGAAAAAGAATTAATGGATATTCGACAAACGGCTAGTGCAGCGCTCAAAGAAGTTCGTGATTTAGTAGATGACATACGGATGATAAAATTAGCAGAGGAGCTCATTCGTGTACGACAAGTGTTGAAAGCGGCGGAGATGACTTTCACAGTAAAAGGGGATCCGCAATTCACAAACATTCCGCCATTGGTTGAAAATGTGCTAAGTATGTGTTTAAAAGAAGCGGTGACCAATGTGGTCAAGCATAGTTATGCGTCAGCTTGTCATATTAGATTTGAACAATTGCCTGAGGAATTCAGCATTCGTATACAAGATGATGGCATTGGCATTCCTGCGAAAGGTTGGAATCTCCCTGGTAACGGGTTAAAAGGAATTCGTGAGCGACTTGAGTTTGTCAATGGTCAACTAGAGATTCATAGCGAAAAGGGAACGGAATTACTGATCCGCGTCCCAGTAATACTTAAACAAAGTAAGGGAGGGGATTAA